From the Desulfovibrio sp. JY genome, one window contains:
- a CDS encoding chemotaxis protein CheW, which yields MEETLKKQDAELLQLVTFSIGEEEFGVDILSVQEIIRMMDITKVPRAPDFVEGVINLRGKVIPIIDLRRRFGLSTRDHDKHTRIIVIEINNMIVGFVVDSVSEVLRIPASTVEPPPPVVSGLESEYISGVGKLEDRLLILLDLDKLLSGEERDMLGSF from the coding sequence ATGGAGGAAACCCTCAAAAAACAGGATGCCGAACTTCTCCAGCTCGTTACGTTCAGTATCGGCGAGGAAGAGTTCGGCGTGGATATCCTCAGCGTGCAGGAAATCATCCGCATGATGGATATCACCAAGGTTCCGCGCGCTCCGGATTTCGTCGAGGGCGTCATCAACCTGCGGGGCAAGGTTATTCCCATCATCGACCTGCGCCGGCGTTTCGGCCTGTCCACGCGTGACCACGATAAACATACCCGGATCATCGTCATCGAGATCAACAACATGATCGTCGGGTTCGTGGTCGATTCCGTCTCCGAGGTGCTGCGCATACCCGCCAGCACGGTGGAGCCGCCACCACCCGTCGTTTCCGGACTCGAATCCGAGTACATCAGTGGCGTTGGCAAGCTTGAGGATCGTCTGCTGATCCTGCTCGACCTCGACAAGTTGCTTTCCGGCGAAGAGCGCGACATGCTCGGTTCCTTCTAA
- the mfd gene encoding transcription-repair coupling factor: MSRTPALSELLASPDSASVYKSGPATLAFLAAEALSRGQSAVVVTPGIHELTKIASLLDLVAPKPQRQLWGASSMSLPSYAPGLPSGAFWARRMAFLAFAAMGTGPRVLLFSADNLLPKWPPRQALEGNILTVAVGEELPRDLIAEQAVLWGYKRAPMVTNPGEFSLRGDILDIFPPGYDSPLRLEFFGDTLETARRFDAGSQRSLAELTEAVLLPAAPAVLSETFKEQAATLWETIAGTGELHRAAKTRLEAAIEAGDGGIWPGLFYERPVELAAWCPDDAVWIVDDPTRVKERLEETEHAWRRFFEAQTKEQGHPWPTSRVLWPENMARKSLVAGRRVLFEDLVMGRGRHGPDMAEKALERFGDLFWKPGSDKRPWTTLTAALKEWSGHGQTILSFHGERSRKKFLQMIEPEGLTFRTGYSAGETGLFALISDLRQGMELAWRDTRVLPEDILHPDAAKAGAGRSRDKDFKGLTSFDDIRPGDLVVHRDYGVASFEGLTRMTVDATGGDFLLLVFADEDKLYLPADRLGLMQRYKGPEGATPPLDRLGGARWKSVRERAKKAIERIAADLVEMYAYRQVAKGYAYGPTNELYLEFEATFGFEETPDQEKAIAEVLADMERPEPMDRLVCGDVGFGKTEVALRAAFRAVLDGKQVAMLCPTTVLAEQHYQNFMARLEGFPVRVEMLSRFVSPKRRKVVLESVSRGEVDILIGTHRILSSDVTIPNIGLLILDEEQRFGVKHKERLKAFKKNIDALTLTATPIPRTLQLSLSGVRGLSVIETPPAERKTVETALVERDPAFLREVLRRELERQGQIFWVHNRVQGLEEVAAFVRSLAPEAKVAMAHGQMSESALEEAMHGFWHGETDILVCTSIIESGLDFPRANTLIVDNAHMFGLGQLYQLRGRVGRSPRQAYAYFVVPSLERVPELARKRLRVILDMDYLGAGFQVAMEDLRLRGAGNILGEAQSGHIARIGLDMFLEMLAEEVGRLKGEPVKERTEPELTLGVAARIPERYVPEASDRLRLYKALSTAKTEQGLTELMAEMRDRFGPPPVEVENFRAVLALKQLLSRLGGTKAEIAPTRLVVSFGAEGAAVSPERLVAFAATRGEGVRLLPPGRLSLPLDANMPLPEAITGWIVELAALGAEEEAP, encoded by the coding sequence TTGTCCCGTACCCCCGCGCTTTCCGAATTGCTCGCCAGTCCCGATTCCGCCTCGGTCTACAAAAGCGGCCCCGCCACCCTGGCGTTTCTGGCCGCCGAAGCCCTTTCCCGCGGCCAATCCGCCGTGGTGGTGACCCCGGGCATTCACGAGCTGACCAAGATCGCCTCCCTGCTCGACCTTGTGGCCCCCAAGCCGCAACGGCAGCTGTGGGGCGCGTCGTCCATGTCCCTGCCGTCCTACGCCCCGGGCCTGCCGAGCGGGGCCTTCTGGGCCCGGCGCATGGCTTTTCTGGCCTTTGCCGCCATGGGCACCGGGCCGCGCGTGCTGCTTTTCTCCGCCGACAACCTGTTGCCCAAATGGCCGCCGCGCCAGGCGCTGGAAGGCAACATCCTGACCGTGGCCGTGGGCGAGGAGCTGCCCCGCGACCTCATTGCCGAGCAGGCCGTGCTGTGGGGCTACAAGCGCGCCCCCATGGTGACGAATCCCGGCGAGTTCTCGCTTCGCGGCGACATCCTGGATATTTTTCCTCCGGGGTACGATTCGCCGCTGCGCCTGGAATTTTTCGGCGACACCCTGGAAACCGCCCGCCGCTTCGACGCCGGGTCCCAGCGCTCCCTGGCCGAGCTGACCGAGGCGGTGCTGTTGCCGGCGGCTCCGGCCGTGCTCTCCGAAACCTTCAAGGAGCAGGCCGCGACGCTTTGGGAGACCATCGCCGGTACGGGGGAACTCCACCGCGCGGCCAAGACCCGGCTGGAGGCAGCCATCGAGGCCGGGGACGGCGGCATCTGGCCGGGACTTTTCTATGAACGCCCGGTGGAGTTGGCCGCCTGGTGCCCGGACGACGCCGTCTGGATCGTCGACGATCCCACCCGGGTCAAGGAGCGGCTGGAGGAGACCGAGCACGCCTGGCGGCGGTTTTTCGAGGCCCAGACCAAGGAGCAAGGGCATCCCTGGCCCACGTCCCGGGTGTTGTGGCCGGAGAACATGGCCCGCAAATCCCTGGTCGCGGGCCGGCGCGTCCTGTTCGAGGACCTGGTCATGGGACGGGGACGCCATGGCCCGGACATGGCGGAAAAAGCCCTGGAGCGCTTTGGCGACCTTTTCTGGAAGCCCGGCTCGGACAAGCGACCATGGACCACCCTGACCGCGGCGCTCAAGGAGTGGAGCGGCCACGGCCAGACCATTCTGTCCTTCCACGGCGAGCGGTCGCGCAAGAAGTTTCTCCAGATGATCGAGCCCGAGGGGCTGACCTTTCGCACCGGCTACAGCGCCGGCGAAACGGGCCTTTTCGCGCTTATCTCGGATCTGCGCCAGGGCATGGAGCTTGCCTGGCGCGACACGCGCGTACTGCCCGAGGACATTCTGCACCCCGATGCCGCCAAGGCCGGGGCCGGGCGCAGCCGGGACAAGGATTTCAAGGGGCTGACCTCGTTTGACGACATCCGGCCGGGCGATCTGGTGGTCCACCGCGACTACGGCGTGGCCAGCTTCGAAGGGCTCACCCGCATGACCGTGGACGCCACGGGCGGCGACTTTCTGCTCCTGGTCTTTGCCGACGAGGACAAACTGTATCTCCCGGCCGACCGGCTGGGGCTGATGCAGCGCTACAAGGGCCCCGAAGGCGCGACGCCGCCCTTGGACCGGCTCGGTGGGGCGCGCTGGAAATCGGTGCGGGAGCGGGCCAAAAAGGCCATCGAGCGCATCGCCGCCGATCTGGTCGAAATGTACGCCTACCGGCAGGTGGCCAAGGGCTATGCCTATGGTCCCACCAACGAGCTGTACCTGGAGTTCGAGGCCACCTTCGGCTTCGAGGAAACGCCGGACCAGGAAAAGGCCATCGCCGAGGTGCTGGCCGACATGGAGCGCCCGGAACCCATGGACCGGCTCGTGTGCGGCGACGTGGGCTTCGGCAAGACGGAAGTGGCGCTTCGAGCCGCATTCCGGGCCGTGCTCGACGGCAAGCAGGTGGCCATGCTCTGCCCGACCACCGTCCTGGCCGAGCAGCACTACCAGAATTTCATGGCCCGGCTGGAAGGTTTCCCGGTGCGGGTGGAAATGCTCTCGCGCTTCGTTTCGCCCAAGCGCCGTAAGGTGGTGCTCGAGTCCGTCTCGCGCGGCGAGGTGGACATCCTCATCGGCACCCACCGCATTTTATCCTCCGACGTGACCATCCCCAACATCGGCCTCTTGATCCTCGACGAGGAACAGCGGTTCGGGGTCAAGCACAAGGAACGGCTCAAGGCCTTCAAGAAGAATATCGACGCGCTGACGCTGACGGCCACGCCCATCCCGCGCACCCTCCAGCTGTCGCTGTCCGGGGTCCGGGGCCTTTCGGTCATCGAAACGCCCCCGGCCGAGCGCAAGACCGTGGAAACGGCGCTGGTCGAGCGCGACCCGGCTTTTTTGCGCGAGGTGTTGCGCCGGGAGCTGGAACGCCAGGGGCAGATTTTCTGGGTGCACAACCGCGTCCAGGGCCTGGAGGAAGTGGCTGCGTTCGTGCGGTCCCTGGCTCCCGAGGCCAAGGTGGCCATGGCCCACGGCCAGATGTCGGAGTCCGCCCTGGAAGAAGCCATGCACGGCTTCTGGCACGGCGAGACCGACATCCTCGTGTGCACCTCGATCATCGAATCCGGTCTGGACTTTCCCCGGGCCAACACGCTCATCGTGGACAACGCCCACATGTTCGGCCTGGGGCAGCTCTACCAGCTGCGTGGCCGGGTGGGGCGCTCGCCGCGGCAGGCCTACGCCTATTTCGTGGTGCCAAGCCTCGAGCGGGTGCCGGAGCTGGCCAGAAAGCGCCTGCGCGTCATCCTGGACATGGACTACCTCGGGGCCGGGTTCCAGGTGGCCATGGAAGACCTGCGCCTGCGCGGGGCGGGCAATATTCTGGGCGAGGCCCAGTCCGGGCACATCGCCCGCATAGGCCTCGACATGTTCCTGGAAATGCTGGCCGAGGAAGTGGGGCGGCTCAAGGGCGAGCCGGTCAAGGAACGCACCGAGCCGGAGCTGACGCTTGGCGTCGCCGCCCGCATTCCGGAACGCTACGTGCCCGAGGCCTCGGACCGGCTGCGGCTCTACAAGGCCCTGTCCACGGCCAAGACCGAGCAGGGACTGACGGAACTCATGGCCGAGATGCGCGACCGGTTCGGGCCGCCGCCGGTCGAGGTGGAAAATTTTCGGGCCGTTCTGGCCCTCAAACAGCTTCTTTCCAGGCTTGGCGGCACCAAGGCCGAGATCGCGCCCACCAGGCTGGTGGTTTCTTTCGGGGCCGAAGGCGCGGCCGTTTCGCCGGAGCGTTTGGTGGCTTTTGCCGCGACACGGGGCGAGGGGGTGCGGCTTTTGCCCCCGGGACGCCTGTCCCTGCCCCTCGACGCCAACATGCCGCTGCCCGAGGCCATTACCGGCTGGATCGTGGAACTGGCCGCTCTGGGAGCCGAGGAGGAAGCGCCGTAA